The following coding sequences are from one Halobacteriovorax sp. JY17 window:
- a CDS encoding SAM-dependent methyltransferase, whose translation MKGILTLIPTPIDEESPLEQVAFQKLEEAAKNPSENIFIIEDLKPGRRRWLKFGLTRDLVEDFVLFNEHTREEVLPNILSSLKAGKNAFIMSDGGLPAFCDPGVELVRACHEEGIKVTSTPFSNSISLALALSGIDHSKFTFGGFLPIKAPEREEELSSILKRRETIILMDTPYRMKKLLNEVRELNTGRKAFLAMDLNCPSEELHYGNLEGILKKVSEFKREFILILGA comes from the coding sequence GTGAAGGGAATATTAACACTCATTCCAACGCCCATTGATGAAGAGAGTCCTTTAGAGCAAGTGGCCTTTCAAAAACTTGAGGAAGCGGCGAAGAATCCTTCTGAGAATATTTTCATTATTGAAGACTTAAAACCGGGAAGAAGGAGATGGCTTAAATTTGGTTTAACTAGAGATCTTGTTGAAGACTTCGTTCTCTTTAATGAACATACCCGCGAAGAAGTTTTACCAAATATTCTCTCGTCCCTTAAGGCCGGAAAGAATGCTTTCATCATGAGTGATGGCGGGCTTCCAGCTTTTTGCGATCCTGGTGTTGAATTAGTTCGCGCTTGCCATGAAGAGGGCATTAAAGTTACTTCAACTCCTTTTTCAAACTCTATTTCTCTAGCACTTGCTCTTAGTGGTATTGATCACTCTAAATTTACCTTTGGAGGCTTTCTTCCAATTAAAGCTCCTGAAAGAGAAGAGGAACTCTCTAGTATTTTAAAGAGAAGAGAGACTATTATTTTAATGGACACTCCTTATAGGATGAAGAAGTTATTAAACGAAGTCAGAGAATTAAATACTGGGAGAAAGGCCTTCTTAGCAATGGATCTCAATTGTCCTAGCGAGGAGTTGCACTACGGAAACCTAGAGGGAATCCTTAAAAAAGTTTCAGAATTTAAAAGAGAATTTATTCTAATTCTAGGAGCTTAA
- a CDS encoding phosphatase PAP2 family protein — translation MFEYKLQESWKNYRNDFGLGRNCLFVSFFNLFIFLYSLIYLGTFRLLLLLPFVLSMAISLFDKKFKYISPNKTLFFNIIFLIFIIPFNYTLTGVIDIDGDSLGRYDEFFARFDLYLTGVSSSANFLQSFLGQSWWSKYLYSWLQLAYFSFYLFPFYVTITYYLKLKKEDKFLVGRLMTSICIYFSINYFLYVVLPVTGPQYFIPSEFNVDLPLTSFGLFLNGIIRNGQPTYIDCFPSGHMGISLLCTIWFARMKSRHFFVSFFLMISIGVATIALRYHYILDLISAVPLVLFCYKISEIVIPVPVYRRKK, via the coding sequence ATGTTTGAGTACAAATTACAAGAAAGTTGGAAGAATTACAGAAATGATTTCGGTCTTGGAAGAAATTGTCTCTTTGTAAGCTTCTTCAATCTCTTCATTTTCCTTTATTCTCTGATTTATCTTGGTACATTTAGACTTCTTCTTCTCTTGCCTTTTGTTCTTTCGATGGCCATCTCTTTATTTGATAAGAAGTTTAAATATATTTCGCCGAATAAAACTCTATTTTTTAATATCATATTTCTCATTTTTATTATTCCATTTAATTATACTCTTACAGGTGTCATCGATATTGATGGTGATAGCTTAGGGAGATATGATGAATTCTTTGCTCGCTTTGATCTCTACCTCACAGGAGTTAGCTCATCTGCTAACTTTCTTCAATCTTTCTTAGGTCAGTCTTGGTGGAGTAAGTACTTATATAGCTGGTTGCAATTGGCGTACTTTTCTTTCTATCTCTTTCCTTTCTATGTGACGATCACATATTACTTAAAGCTCAAGAAAGAAGATAAGTTCTTAGTGGGAAGACTTATGACTTCTATTTGTATTTACTTTAGTATTAACTACTTTCTCTATGTGGTGCTTCCTGTTACTGGTCCTCAGTACTTTATTCCTTCTGAGTTTAATGTAGATCTACCCCTTACTTCCTTCGGTTTATTTTTAAATGGTATTATCCGAAATGGTCAGCCAACTTACATCGATTGCTTTCCCAGTGGACACATGGGAATTTCTCTCCTTTGCACTATTTGGTTTGCTAGAATGAAAAGTAGACACTTCTTTGTAAGTTTCTTTCTTATGATAAGTATTGGGGTGGCCACCATTGCTCTAAGATACCACTATATATTAGATTTAATTTCAGCAGTTCCTCTGGTATTATTCTGCTATAAAATTTCTGAAATAGTCATTCCAGTTCCAGTTTATAGGAGAAAGAAGTGA
- a CDS encoding U32 family peptidase gives MRSVPELLAPAGSLEKLKVAILYGANAVYLGGQKFGLRTAADNFTSAELAEGAEFAHERGAKVYVVLNSFLHDSDLAELPEFLVLLDELRIDAVIVSDLGVIETIKKYSNIEIHLSTQASCLNTQAAILWKEMGVKRIVLGREISLADASEIKKASGLEIEMFVHGSMCMAYSGNCVISNYTQGRDSNRGGCAHSCRFEYSLDFKNIEKASSDEVKAYFMSSKDLEGIRALPEFIDAEIDSIKVEGRMKSHHYAGTISKVYSDALSHYQENGDMVSKQILEWESELRKITHRDYTLGSLQEPAGADSIYTEREHETPDYVVAGIVLEVVEGSHLLVEVRSAFYLGDTLELVPFNGPCIEFKADFLAETDGSSCEKSRPGILLKTPFVKGAKQWNIIRAKVVQ, from the coding sequence ATGCGTAGCGTTCCAGAATTACTTGCTCCGGCAGGTAGCTTAGAAAAATTGAAAGTGGCCATACTCTATGGTGCCAACGCTGTTTACTTAGGTGGGCAGAAGTTTGGCCTAAGAACGGCTGCGGATAATTTTACGAGTGCAGAACTTGCTGAAGGGGCAGAATTTGCGCACGAACGTGGTGCAAAAGTCTACGTTGTTCTAAATAGCTTCTTACATGATTCTGATTTAGCGGAATTACCTGAGTTCTTAGTTCTCTTAGATGAGTTAAGAATAGATGCAGTAATTGTATCCGATCTTGGTGTTATAGAAACAATTAAGAAATATTCTAATATTGAAATTCATCTCTCTACTCAAGCAAGTTGTTTAAATACACAAGCGGCCATTCTTTGGAAGGAGATGGGTGTAAAGAGGATAGTTCTTGGGAGAGAAATTTCTCTCGCTGATGCTAGTGAAATTAAAAAGGCCTCTGGGCTTGAAATTGAAATGTTTGTTCACGGTTCAATGTGTATGGCCTATTCTGGAAATTGTGTCATTTCAAATTATACCCAGGGGCGCGATAGCAACCGAGGTGGTTGCGCTCATAGTTGTCGTTTTGAGTATTCTCTTGATTTTAAAAATATTGAAAAAGCTTCAAGCGATGAAGTGAAAGCATACTTCATGTCTTCAAAGGATTTAGAAGGTATTCGTGCTCTCCCTGAATTCATAGACGCTGAGATTGACTCTATTAAAGTCGAAGGGCGAATGAAGAGTCACCACTATGCAGGAACTATTAGTAAAGTTTATTCAGATGCTCTCTCCCATTACCAAGAAAATGGAGACATGGTCTCTAAGCAAATTCTAGAGTGGGAGAGTGAGCTTCGAAAAATTACTCACAGAGATTATACTCTTGGCTCTCTACAAGAGCCTGCGGGAGCAGATTCAATTTATACAGAAAGAGAGCATGAGACTCCAGACTACGTTGTTGCAGGAATTGTTCTAGAAGTTGTCGAAGGAAGTCACTTATTAGTTGAAGTCAGATCAGCTTTCTACTTAGGGGATACTTTAGAGTTAGTACCATTTAATGGTCCTTGTATAGAGTTCAAAGCGGACTTCTTAGCAGAGACTGATGGTTCAAGTTGCGAGAAGAGTCGTCCTGGAATTCTGCTTAAAACACCATTTGTTAAAGGTGCCAAACAGTGGAATATTATTCGCGCAAAGGTTGTGCAATGA
- a CDS encoding GYDIA family GHMP kinase has product MILENREPELIREIKSNKNVDEKNTDHIFYGHGKLLLTGEYFVLDGAQSLALPTTVGQSLSVKYSPSFSPKLYWKSFDVAGNLWFESVFEFWRFEITSANPTPKEIVLQSILRQARKQNPHFLRDDIDVHVETHLGFPLEWGLGSSSTLVHNMAQWAYVSPFELQFETYGGSGYDVACAQSEGPIFYSRNTNGPKWSPTIFEPKFSENLYFVYRGQKQDSRKAIEYYNSLRPIDPGIILSISDITNEVSKTKSLKEFEFLIGAHEKIISKTLDLKPVKDELFSNYWGEVKSLGAWGGDFILVSSERSKEETRKYFLDKGLEVFIPYDELILRTKKQDQANEYLH; this is encoded by the coding sequence GTGATTTTAGAAAATAGAGAGCCCGAATTAATTAGGGAAATAAAATCAAATAAGAATGTCGATGAAAAAAATACCGATCATATTTTCTATGGTCATGGAAAGCTTCTCCTCACTGGAGAGTACTTCGTTTTAGATGGAGCTCAATCCTTAGCTCTACCTACAACGGTAGGACAATCATTAAGTGTGAAATATTCTCCGTCATTTTCTCCAAAATTATATTGGAAGAGTTTTGATGTTGCTGGAAACCTATGGTTTGAGAGTGTCTTTGAATTTTGGCGCTTTGAAATTACAAGTGCAAACCCAACACCTAAAGAAATTGTTTTACAGAGTATTCTAAGACAAGCAAGGAAGCAAAACCCACATTTCTTAAGAGATGATATTGATGTCCATGTGGAAACACATCTTGGCTTTCCATTAGAGTGGGGACTTGGTTCAAGCTCTACACTTGTTCATAATATGGCCCAATGGGCCTATGTAAGCCCATTTGAGCTTCAATTTGAGACTTATGGTGGTTCTGGGTACGATGTTGCGTGCGCGCAGTCGGAAGGTCCTATCTTCTATTCAAGAAATACTAATGGACCTAAGTGGTCTCCAACTATCTTTGAACCAAAGTTTAGTGAAAATCTCTACTTTGTTTACAGAGGGCAGAAGCAGGACTCTAGAAAAGCGATTGAGTACTATAATAGTTTAAGACCAATTGATCCGGGGATAATTCTAAGTATTTCTGATATTACTAATGAAGTCTCTAAGACAAAGAGTTTGAAAGAGTTTGAATTTCTCATTGGAGCTCATGAAAAAATTATTTCAAAGACTTTAGATCTAAAACCTGTAAAAGACGAGCTCTTCTCTAATTACTGGGGAGAAGTTAAATCTCTTGGTGCATGGGGCGGAGATTTTATTCTTGTTTCTAGTGAGAGATCAAAAGAGGAAACGCGTAAGTACTTTCTGGATAAAGGCTTAGAAGTCTTTATTCCTTATGATGAATTAATTTTAAGAACTAAGAAGCAAGATCAAGCGAATGAATACCTACATTAA
- a CDS encoding malate dehydrogenase encodes MTTKRVRVAVTGPAGQIGYAILFRIASGQMFGMDTEVELSLLELPQALGALEGVKMELDDCAFPLLKNIKCTDKMEEAFEGVNWILAIGAVPRKDGMERADLLKVNGGIFGPLGKAMAAHGADDCRLFVVGNPCNTNCLIAMENSGLPRERFFAMTALDENRAKSQLAMKAGVDVTSVTNMTIWGNHSATQYPDFYNAKINGKSAAEVITDSEWLSGEFISVVQKRGAAIIKARGASSAASAANACVQGVYSLTHDTPAGETFSMCLSSKGEYGVDEGLIFSYPCRVENGQIKVVEGVEHNAFGQEKFQTTLEELRSEKASVKEMGLI; translated from the coding sequence ATGACAACGAAACGCGTTAGAGTAGCTGTAACAGGTCCTGCTGGACAGATTGGATACGCAATCCTTTTTAGAATTGCTTCTGGGCAGATGTTTGGAATGGATACAGAAGTTGAATTGAGTTTATTAGAACTTCCTCAGGCCCTTGGTGCTCTTGAAGGTGTGAAGATGGAACTTGATGACTGTGCTTTCCCACTACTTAAGAATATTAAGTGTACGGATAAAATGGAAGAGGCCTTTGAAGGTGTTAACTGGATTTTAGCAATTGGTGCAGTTCCAAGAAAAGATGGAATGGAAAGAGCAGATCTTTTAAAAGTTAACGGTGGAATCTTTGGTCCACTAGGTAAAGCAATGGCGGCCCATGGTGCAGATGATTGTAGATTATTTGTAGTTGGAAATCCTTGTAATACAAATTGTCTAATCGCTATGGAAAACTCAGGTCTTCCAAGAGAGAGATTCTTTGCAATGACCGCTCTTGATGAAAATAGAGCGAAGAGCCAACTTGCAATGAAGGCAGGAGTTGATGTGACTTCTGTGACAAATATGACAATTTGGGGAAATCACTCTGCGACTCAATATCCAGATTTCTATAATGCAAAAATTAATGGAAAGAGTGCTGCTGAAGTTATAACTGATAGTGAATGGCTAAGCGGTGAGTTCATCTCTGTTGTTCAAAAAAGAGGTGCAGCTATAATTAAGGCCAGAGGAGCTAGTTCTGCAGCTTCTGCGGCAAATGCGTGTGTGCAAGGTGTTTATAGTCTTACTCACGACACACCTGCGGGAGAGACTTTCTCAATGTGTCTATCATCTAAGGGTGAGTACGGTGTTGATGAAGGTTTAATTTTCTCTTACCCATGTAGAGTAGAAAATGGTCAAATCAAAGTTGTTGAAGGTGTTGAGCACAATGCTTTTGGACAAGAGAAATTCCAGACAACTCTTGAAGAGTTAAGAAGTGAGAAAGCTTCTGTTAAAGAGATGGGATTAATTTAA
- a CDS encoding enoyl-CoA hydratase/isomerase family protein, translated as MSLFSYNTLSVELSKKTRSISIKLNRPEVQNAINTEMIFELETLLTWISTHLEIKSIYLTGTGDYFCKGLDDEEFATWSEEKRQKNFDKLQKLIYSMFFLPQTIIADLKKGCAGLGFELAMGADIRVAHEDTVVEFNHLSKGIVPSCGGISFTSAITNNSTARQWLLLSKKLSAADLNTHHITVQSYGVESPIQDFLATINSQPDVARIQAKRSLLEPVLKNLDQGLEWEKKFSIAGMCTNDWKEIAKHGESAQTVSARELSSRLKRERAEQVSNGQ; from the coding sequence ATGTCTCTATTTAGCTACAACACACTAAGTGTTGAACTAAGCAAGAAAACGCGTAGTATCAGCATTAAGCTCAATCGACCTGAAGTTCAAAACGCCATTAATACAGAAATGATTTTTGAACTAGAAACTCTTCTCACATGGATCTCAACACATTTAGAAATTAAATCTATCTACCTAACTGGTACTGGAGACTATTTCTGTAAAGGCCTTGATGACGAAGAATTTGCGACCTGGAGCGAAGAGAAGAGACAAAAGAATTTTGATAAATTACAAAAGTTAATCTATAGCATGTTCTTTCTCCCACAGACCATTATTGCAGATCTAAAGAAAGGCTGCGCAGGACTAGGTTTTGAGCTCGCGATGGGAGCAGATATTAGAGTTGCTCACGAAGATACTGTTGTTGAATTCAATCACCTTTCAAAAGGAATAGTACCAAGCTGTGGTGGAATAAGTTTTACAAGTGCAATTACAAATAATTCAACAGCAAGACAATGGTTACTTCTTTCAAAGAAGTTAAGTGCTGCAGATTTAAATACACACCATATCACGGTACAAAGCTATGGAGTAGAATCCCCTATCCAAGACTTCCTAGCCACTATTAACTCACAGCCAGATGTTGCGAGAATTCAGGCCAAACGTAGCTTACTAGAACCTGTTCTTAAAAACTTAGATCAAGGACTAGAGTGGGAAAAGAAATTTAGTATCGCAGGAATGTGTACTAACGACTGGAAAGAAATTGCTAAGCACGGAGAATCCGCCCAGACAGTTTCAGCAAGAGAGCTATCCTCAAGATTAAAGAGAGAGAGAGCGGAACAAGTAAGCAACGGACAATAA
- a CDS encoding mevalonate kinase, with the protein MALAVPYELFEGKLTFPREKKDRVDGELKAFCQYLKNLETKGELLCPMDLSSFEFDIGQGIFFDSSIPQGYGVGSSGAVVASVFNNYTTCPEDHLLNLSYLKNVFSQLESHFHGSSSGFDPLISFLNSPILTTESHEYKQVSIPRNSGDGAIFLLNTGRPRRTEPLVNLFLEKCKTESFANLCDNVLAPITNNCIDAFLTNDKESLFEFFRELSDFQFRHFGPMIPNLYSELWKTGLEHENFYLKLCGAGGGGFLLGMTKNLKEAMQELSSHEIRPLYRF; encoded by the coding sequence ATGGCACTCGCGGTTCCTTATGAGCTTTTTGAAGGGAAGTTAACATTTCCTAGGGAGAAGAAAGATAGGGTCGACGGCGAGCTTAAGGCCTTCTGTCAGTATCTAAAGAATTTAGAGACTAAAGGAGAGCTTCTCTGCCCGATGGATTTATCAAGTTTTGAATTTGATATAGGCCAAGGGATCTTCTTTGATTCTTCTATCCCTCAGGGTTATGGTGTCGGAAGTTCTGGTGCAGTTGTCGCTTCGGTATTTAATAATTATACAACTTGTCCTGAAGACCATCTTTTAAATCTCTCTTATTTAAAGAATGTATTTTCTCAACTTGAGTCTCACTTTCATGGATCTAGTAGTGGTTTTGATCCTTTGATCAGTTTCTTAAATAGTCCAATTCTTACAACAGAGTCTCATGAGTATAAGCAAGTTTCTATTCCAAGAAATTCAGGTGATGGAGCAATTTTTCTCTTAAATACAGGAAGACCTAGAAGGACGGAGCCTTTAGTTAATCTCTTTCTTGAAAAGTGTAAGACGGAGTCCTTTGCTAATCTCTGTGATAATGTTCTCGCGCCTATCACAAATAATTGCATAGATGCTTTTTTAACTAATGATAAGGAAAGCCTCTTTGAATTCTTTAGAGAGTTATCAGACTTCCAATTTCGCCACTTTGGCCCAATGATTCCAAATCTCTATAGTGAACTTTGGAAAACGGGTCTGGAACATGAGAATTTCTATTTGAAATTATGTGGTGCCGGAGGAGGGGGATTTCTTCTCGGTATGACTAAGAATTTAAAAGAGGCGATGCAAGAGCTAAGCTCTCATGAAATTCGCCCCCTCTATCGATTCTAG
- the mvaD gene encoding diphosphomevalonate decarboxylase, translated as MNTYIKQYTKKELVEDTGRISWTSPSNIALIKYWGKHGKQLPCNPSVSFTLSESKTTMDFSWSIKDGGKDEIVLDFYFENKKNALFEEKIRKFLEDNFELFPFLKYLSLEIESVNSFPHSAGIASSASSMSALALGLCSIENQAFDLNLSDGELLEKATYVARLASGSAARSIFPGIVSWGKSDLEEIKSSDLIASKVEGIADIFKNYHDSIVIVDAGEKAVSSRAGHALMEDHPFREVRFQHANKQLENLITIMKTGDVDKFCEIVETEALELHGLMMNSTPSYTLMRPNTLAVIEKVRKFRSEKGLALCFTLDAGPNVHLLYPDNISREVTEFINSEITEFAENGLVIHDRVGSGPERFL; from the coding sequence ATGAATACCTACATTAAACAGTATACAAAGAAAGAGCTAGTTGAAGACACGGGGAGAATCTCCTGGACATCTCCCTCCAATATCGCATTGATAAAGTATTGGGGAAAACATGGTAAGCAATTACCATGTAACCCTTCAGTTAGTTTTACTCTAAGTGAATCAAAAACAACGATGGATTTTTCCTGGTCTATTAAAGATGGTGGTAAGGACGAAATCGTTCTAGACTTCTATTTTGAAAATAAGAAGAATGCACTCTTTGAAGAAAAAATAAGAAAATTCTTAGAAGATAATTTTGAACTCTTTCCATTTTTAAAATATTTAAGTCTTGAGATTGAATCAGTTAACTCATTTCCTCACTCGGCGGGAATTGCTTCAAGTGCTTCTAGTATGTCGGCACTGGCCCTTGGACTATGTTCGATTGAGAATCAGGCCTTTGACTTAAATCTTAGTGATGGTGAATTACTTGAGAAGGCAACCTATGTGGCACGACTTGCTTCAGGAAGTGCCGCTAGATCTATCTTTCCTGGTATTGTGAGCTGGGGGAAGTCAGACTTAGAAGAAATTAAATCAAGTGATTTAATCGCTTCGAAAGTTGAAGGAATCGCTGACATTTTTAAAAATTATCACGATTCAATCGTTATTGTAGATGCTGGAGAAAAAGCAGTGAGCTCAAGAGCTGGTCATGCTCTTATGGAAGATCATCCTTTTAGAGAAGTGCGGTTTCAGCACGCCAATAAACAATTAGAAAATCTTATTACAATTATGAAAACGGGAGATGTAGATAAGTTCTGTGAGATTGTTGAAACAGAGGCCTTAGAGTTACATGGGCTAATGATGAACTCGACTCCAAGCTACACTCTTATGAGACCTAATACTCTGGCGGTTATTGAAAAGGTTAGAAAATTTAGAAGCGAGAAAGGACTTGCTCTTTGTTTTACTTTAGATGCCGGACCCAATGTTCACCTCCTTTATCCTGATAATATTTCAAGAGAAGTCACTGAATTTATAAATTCAGAAATTACCGAATTTGCAGAGAATGGATTAGTCATTCATGACAGAGTTGGTAGCGGACCGGAAAGGTTTCTATAG
- a CDS encoding cyclic nucleotide-binding domain-containing protein, whose amino-acid sequence MGEISGPLTMNLKKGDIVCAEGQVDHDLFIIHSGKILIFVNSGTKVTPLAHLESGEYLGELSFFDKTNRSASAICLEDTTLIKVPVEEVDKQFPPWLVTIATNITKRLRAADSLLATKGIRKKNVKTMPSLSMEEQREYYQALIKYREENHLIDT is encoded by the coding sequence ATGGGTGAAATTTCTGGACCATTAACAATGAATTTAAAGAAAGGCGATATTGTCTGTGCTGAAGGACAAGTCGACCACGACCTCTTTATCATTCACTCTGGAAAAATTTTAATCTTTGTTAATAGTGGAACTAAGGTAACTCCTCTCGCTCACTTAGAAAGTGGAGAATACCTAGGAGAGCTAAGCTTCTTTGATAAGACAAATAGAAGTGCTAGTGCCATTTGCCTTGAAGATACGACACTCATAAAAGTTCCCGTTGAAGAAGTTGATAAGCAATTCCCTCCATGGCTTGTTACTATTGCCACTAATATCACCAAGAGACTTAGGGCCGCAGACTCTCTCCTAGCAACGAAGGGAATTAGAAAGAAGAACGTTAAGACCATGCCCTCTCTGTCTATGGAAGAGCAACGGGAATACTACCAAGCGCTGATAAAGTACCGCGAAGAAAACCATTTAATCGATACTTAG
- a CDS encoding U32 family peptidase encodes MRVSTYVDHLDEAVLAKEAGVDEVILGNMLFSRFGKISPNRYSKFCREVKNIKMRVVFDWDILMTEKVFKERSAELKHIEWDFIDAIRVQDPGALNWVKDNLPGKPIQLITETGNHNLIGLKKWEEIAGADLERLILSIELPKDKLSEYIKALRTPVEILVAGRILLFYTPRNLISPYILDHDDDKTKATLESSYELEGSSEESPHKGFPLLENLHGTFMFNTKDQFLLDHCDELEQVGLGVARVDLRHIADKNFLIKAVNALKSPLHNSIHPLKDDYPNPIIRGFFHVNKSDVLFKKLKNQRTQRSDDNYIGDVLDVKKKKHLGIMIKSKDLSLKLGEKLILKTPDGKVKELVVSELKNSSDETIDCASINSIAFINHISGVSVKTRVYRQ; translated from the coding sequence ATGAGAGTTTCTACTTATGTAGACCATTTAGATGAAGCAGTACTTGCTAAAGAAGCGGGAGTTGATGAAGTCATCCTAGGTAATATGCTCTTTTCAAGGTTTGGAAAAATTTCTCCAAATAGATATTCTAAGTTTTGCCGTGAGGTAAAGAATATCAAGATGAGAGTGGTCTTTGATTGGGATATTCTCATGACAGAGAAAGTCTTTAAGGAGAGAAGCGCAGAGCTAAAGCATATTGAGTGGGATTTCATCGATGCGATAAGAGTTCAAGACCCAGGAGCTTTAAATTGGGTTAAGGATAATCTTCCTGGAAAACCTATTCAACTTATTACTGAAACTGGTAATCATAATTTAATTGGATTAAAGAAATGGGAGGAGATTGCAGGGGCTGATCTTGAAAGATTAATCCTCTCAATTGAACTTCCAAAAGATAAGCTTTCTGAATATATAAAGGCATTAAGGACTCCTGTAGAAATTCTTGTGGCAGGAAGAATTCTTCTTTTCTATACCCCTCGAAATTTGATTTCTCCTTATATCCTCGATCATGATGATGATAAGACCAAGGCCACGCTAGAGAGTTCCTATGAGCTTGAAGGATCAAGTGAAGAGAGTCCACATAAGGGATTCCCTCTCCTTGAAAACCTTCATGGAACTTTTATGTTCAATACTAAAGATCAATTCCTACTCGATCACTGTGATGAATTAGAGCAAGTGGGACTAGGGGTTGCGAGAGTTGATCTTAGACATATTGCAGATAAGAATTTCTTGATTAAAGCAGTGAATGCTTTAAAGAGCCCTCTACATAACTCTATCCACCCCCTAAAAGACGATTATCCGAACCCAATTATTCGTGGCTTCTTTCATGTAAATAAGTCGGATGTGCTTTTTAAGAAATTAAAGAATCAAAGAACTCAGAGAAGTGATGACAATTACATTGGTGACGTTCTTGATGTTAAGAAGAAAAAGCATCTAGGTATTATGATTAAGTCCAAAGATCTTAGCCTAAAACTCGGGGAGAAGCTCATTCTTAAAACTCCTGATGGGAAAGTTAAAGAGCTTGTGGTCTCAGAACTTAAGAACTCAAGTGATGAAACCATCGACTGTGCCTCAATAAATAGCATTGCCTTTATCAATCATATTTCTGGGGTAAGTGTTAAAACTAGGGTTTATCGCCAATAA
- a CDS encoding hydroxymethylglutaryl-CoA reductase, degradative produces the protein MNIISGFSKLSKLEKINYLVENFLNGSNFSKNKIKSFWHDSENEQRVFDDFSENTITNFYAPYGVVPNFLLNNKVHCIPMVIEESSVVAASAKAAKFWLERGGFKAEVVSTTKVGQVHFIWHGDSEKLFKVFEESKDELIASVDPLVVNMNKRGGGLLSLTLKECTDLEEGYYQLHGEFETCDAMGANFINSVLEAIGKKWQELVMTSDFLEETQRDIQVVMCILSNYTPNCLVKAWVECDIEELADRGLGMSAEEFANKFARAVRIARKDVNRAVTHNKGIFNGIDAVVLATGNDFRAIEACGHAYAARDGQYRSLSNCIVENGKFKFELELPLALGTVGGLTLLHPMSKISLDMLGMPNAKELMMITAAIGLAQNFGAVRSLVTTGIQKGHMKMHLMNILNHLEANDEEREKAKIEFDTQIISFNSVRDFIAGLRNYQ, from the coding sequence TTGAATATTATCAGCGGATTTTCAAAGCTATCTAAGTTAGAAAAAATCAATTATCTAGTTGAGAATTTCTTAAACGGAAGTAACTTCTCTAAAAATAAAATAAAGAGCTTTTGGCACGATAGTGAAAATGAGCAGAGAGTTTTTGATGACTTTTCTGAAAACACTATAACAAACTTCTATGCTCCTTACGGAGTTGTTCCAAACTTTCTCTTAAATAATAAAGTTCATTGTATACCGATGGTGATTGAAGAATCATCAGTTGTTGCTGCTAGTGCGAAGGCCGCAAAGTTCTGGCTTGAGCGCGGTGGATTTAAGGCAGAAGTTGTTTCAACGACTAAAGTTGGTCAAGTTCATTTTATTTGGCATGGTGACTCTGAAAAATTATTTAAAGTTTTTGAAGAATCTAAAGATGAGCTCATCGCAAGTGTTGATCCGCTTGTTGTGAATATGAATAAGCGTGGAGGAGGACTTCTCTCTCTTACGTTGAAAGAGTGCACGGATTTAGAAGAGGGCTATTACCAACTTCATGGGGAATTTGAAACTTGTGATGCCATGGGTGCAAACTTCATCAATAGTGTCTTAGAGGCAATAGGTAAGAAGTGGCAAGAATTAGTCATGACAAGTGATTTCCTAGAAGAAACTCAGAGAGATATTCAGGTTGTGATGTGTATTCTTTCAAATTACACTCCTAATTGTTTAGTTAAGGCATGGGTTGAGTGCGATATTGAAGAACTTGCTGATCGTGGTCTTGGAATGAGTGCTGAGGAATTCGCTAATAAATTTGCGAGAGCAGTTCGTATTGCGAGAAAAGATGTCAATAGAGCTGTGACACATAATAAGGGAATTTTTAACGGTATTGATGCAGTTGTGTTAGCAACTGGAAATGACTTTAGAGCGATCGAGGCCTGTGGTCATGCCTATGCTGCAAGAGATGGGCAATATAGAAGTTTAAGTAATTGTATTGTTGAAAATGGTAAATTTAAATTTGAGTTAGAACTTCCTCTGGCCCTTGGTACTGTTGGCGGACTCACGTTGCTACATCCAATGTCTAAGATTTCTCTCGATATGTTAGGAATGCCTAACGCAAAAGAATTAATGATGATTACGGCAGCGATTGGACTTGCTCAAAACTTTGGAGCAGTAAGATCTCTAGTGACAACAGGAATTCAAAAGGGACATATGAAAATGCACCTAATGAATATTTTGAACCATCTAGAGGCTAATGACGAAGAAAGAGAAAAGGCCAAAATTGAGTTTGATACACAGATAATCTCTTTTAATAGTGTGAGAGATTTTATTGCAGGTCTAAGGAACTATCAGTGA